Proteins encoded together in one Dechloromonas sp. HYN0024 window:
- a CDS encoding IS3 family transposase (programmed frameshift) has protein sequence MKKRFSEEQIIGFLQQAEAGIPIKELCRQHGFSDGSFYNWRAKFGGMSVPDAKRLKELEAENGRLKRLLAESILDAEALKAALGRKLSPQQKREAVMVMRESTTISERRACLLVGLSRTVLHYESTAQPENEQLQARLVELASERRRFGYRRLHALVRREGVQVNHKRIYRLYSDAGLSVRRRKKRHGVAVERQALELPSSPNQVWSMDFVSDALANGRRIKVLTIVDDFSKEAIDLAVDFGISGHYVTRVLDQAARFRGYPKAIRTDQGPEFTGKALDQWAYQHGVQLKLIQAGKPTQNAFIESFNGRFRDECLNDHWFTSLPQARILIAAWRRDYNQHRPHSSLDYLTPAEFAAKHRSSDPDDPVGKGCL, from the exons TTGAAGAAGCGGTTTTCAGAAGAGCAGATCATCGGCTTTTTGCAGCAGGCAGAAGCCGGCATACCGATCAAGGAACTGTGTCGGCAACATGGCTTCAGTGACGGATCGTTCTACAACTGGCGAGCGAAGTTCGGCGGCATGTCGGTTCCAGATGCCAAGCGTCTGAAGGAATTAGAGGCCGAGAACGGTCGGCTTAAACGTCTGCTGGCCGAATCGATCCTCGATGCGGAGGCACTCAAGGCTGCTTTAGGCCGAAAA CTGAGCCCCCAGCAAAAGCGTGAGGCAGTCATGGTGATGCGTGAATCGACAACGATTTCCGAGCGCCGTGCCTGCCTGCTGGTGGGTTTGTCGCGCACGGTCCTGCATTACGAATCGACGGCACAGCCAGAGAATGAGCAATTGCAGGCAAGACTGGTTGAGCTAGCCAGCGAGCGTCGCCGGTTCGGCTATCGCCGTCTGCATGCCTTGGTTCGCCGTGAGGGCGTTCAGGTCAATCACAAGCGTATCTATCGCCTCTACAGCGATGCCGGCCTATCGGTTCGGCGCCGCAAGAAGCGACATGGTGTGGCCGTCGAGCGGCAGGCGCTGGAATTGCCGTCCTCACCGAACCAGGTCTGGTCGATGGATTTTGTCAGTGACGCATTAGCCAATGGCCGCCGGATCAAGGTGCTGACCATCGTCGATGACTTCAGCAAGGAGGCCATCGATCTCGCTGTCGATTTCGGAATATCGGGACATTACGTGACCCGGGTGCTCGATCAGGCTGCGCGTTTCAGGGGCTATCCCAAGGCGATCCGGACCGATCAGGGACCGGAATTCACCGGCAAGGCGTTGGACCAATGGGCCTACCAGCACGGCGTGCAGCTCAAGCTGATCCAGGCTGGCAAACCGACGCAGAATGCGTTCATCGAGAGCTTCAACGGCAGGTTTCGGGATGAATGCCTGAACGACCATTGGTTTACGAGCTTGCCTCAGGCTCGTATCCTGATTGCCGCTTGGCGCCGCGACTACAACCAGCATCGGCCGCATAGCTCACTGGATTACCTGACGCCCGCAGAGTTTGCAGCCAAGCACCGATCCAGTGATCCCGACGATCCTGTCGGGAAAGGATGTCTTTAG
- a CDS encoding DUF927 domain-containing protein yields MALACNNEADQAMLESMMYESPMVPVDATAENDGEEHYRVIANPYYRRLIEASVSRDGNSCESNQPTITGQCAEIVGVITQHQVDRPTDNHALLKAAAQVHKIHGADFYTQPKTQFREAIQAAGLIPPDDIEADGKLRRFSSNGKKSDLAGWYVLHEDGIPAGRYGDWRSTTTYSWRADIGRPMSAEEEAAHRARVKEMRRKYEAEKARRHSEAKTKATAIWQKAGPAPDNHPYLVRKRIKSSGAKLYKDSLVIPMRTDGDIHSLQFIRPDGDKRFLTGGRVKDCYFSIGNPRSAVALCIAEGFATAATIHEMTGYPVAVAFNAGNVGAVAKAMRDKYPGLPLILCADDDVQTEGNPGLTAATDAAQSVGGLLALPDFGIDRPAGATDFNDMAALCQAESVRQAIVGLFEANAEKLKTAEVSQVSGVQASNDGLFTDTFKEAGEVSEVSSSAGNSIPAESERPAYRIFDDLFEHGGAKYQAGVWHFSTDKDGNLFQSWICSPVHVEAVTFDGSDNNFGRLLRFKNTLGRWREWAMPMDLLRGAGDDMRGELLSMGVEIDPSAKARNLLASYLQAKAPKRRMRCALQVGWCDDSFVLPDAVIGPKASGVIFQSGERGHDEHTMGGNLQGWQAEISARAVGNPLLILALSAAFAGPMLARCNAEGGGVHFVGDSSTGKTTLLEAGCSVWGGPNYRRSWRATANGMEGAAALFNDCLLALDEISECDPREVGAIVYSLGNGRGKQRAGRSGNARAVSRWRCFILSSGERSIATTMLEGGHRAKAGQAVRLLDIPAARTYGAWDKLHDLPSGTAFSDAIKRASVSHYGHAGRAFLEKLTRDSRDFCALLERIKDLPVLSADGGEGQDRRAAGRFALLALAGEVATEYGITGWPEGEALKAAAEGFRVWRAMRGKGNDERRQILEKVSGFIERHGSGRFSDADATNEAPLRDRAGWWKERNDCREYLFTAEGMREALKGFDFNRALDVLQEAGALPAPGADGKRAKFYRIAGQGIKLYPVQADKLGGDHGA; encoded by the coding sequence ATGGCACTTGCGTGCAATAACGAAGCCGACCAGGCGATGCTCGAGTCCATGATGTACGAATCGCCGATGGTGCCGGTTGATGCGACTGCCGAAAACGACGGCGAGGAGCACTATCGCGTCATCGCCAACCCATACTACCGTCGCTTGATCGAGGCCTCGGTTTCCCGCGATGGGAATAGCTGCGAATCCAACCAGCCGACGATTACTGGCCAATGTGCCGAGATTGTCGGTGTGATCACCCAGCATCAGGTGGATCGACCAACTGATAATCACGCCCTCCTTAAAGCAGCAGCGCAGGTCCATAAAATTCACGGTGCTGACTTCTACACCCAGCCGAAAACTCAGTTCCGCGAAGCGATCCAAGCGGCTGGCCTGATTCCCCCGGATGATATTGAAGCCGATGGCAAGCTGCGCCGCTTTTCCAGCAACGGCAAAAAATCGGATCTTGCAGGCTGGTATGTGCTGCACGAAGACGGTATTCCCGCCGGGAGGTATGGCGATTGGCGCTCAACCACCACGTATAGTTGGCGGGCTGATATTGGTCGCCCCATGTCTGCTGAGGAAGAAGCCGCACATCGGGCCAGGGTGAAAGAGATGCGGCGCAAATATGAAGCCGAGAAAGCCCGACGCCATTCAGAGGCCAAGACCAAGGCGACGGCGATCTGGCAGAAGGCCGGACCCGCTCCCGACAACCACCCATACCTTGTTCGCAAGCGGATCAAGAGCAGCGGCGCGAAGCTGTATAAGGATTCACTGGTGATTCCTATGCGGACCGATGGCGATATTCATTCTCTGCAATTCATCCGGCCGGATGGTGACAAGCGCTTTCTGACCGGTGGGCGGGTAAAGGATTGCTACTTCAGCATTGGCAACCCCAGGAGCGCGGTAGCGCTGTGTATTGCCGAGGGCTTTGCAACTGCTGCAACCATCCATGAGATGACGGGCTACCCCGTAGCAGTGGCCTTCAATGCCGGGAACGTGGGCGCGGTAGCCAAGGCCATGCGCGACAAGTACCCTGGTCTGCCCTTGATCCTTTGCGCCGATGACGATGTCCAGACTGAGGGCAACCCCGGCCTCACGGCTGCAACCGACGCAGCCCAATCCGTGGGTGGCTTGCTGGCACTGCCTGACTTTGGCATTGATCGACCAGCGGGGGCGACAGACTTCAACGACATGGCGGCGCTGTGCCAGGCTGAATCAGTACGGCAGGCAATTGTTGGGCTTTTTGAAGCCAATGCCGAGAAGTTGAAAACAGCAGAGGTATCACAGGTATCAGGGGTGCAGGCCAGTAACGACGGGCTTTTCACTGATACCTTCAAAGAAGCCGGCGAGGTATCAGAGGTATCAAGCTCAGCAGGAAACTCGATTCCTGCCGAGAGCGAGCGTCCTGCCTACCGGATCTTTGATGATTTGTTTGAACACGGTGGAGCCAAGTATCAGGCTGGGGTTTGGCACTTCAGCACGGATAAGGATGGCAACCTGTTTCAATCTTGGATTTGCTCGCCGGTGCACGTGGAAGCGGTGACTTTTGACGGCAGCGACAACAACTTTGGGCGGCTGTTGCGCTTCAAAAATACCCTCGGACGCTGGCGCGAATGGGCCATGCCGATGGATTTGCTCCGGGGGGCGGGGGATGACATGCGTGGCGAGCTGTTGAGCATGGGCGTTGAAATCGATCCGTCGGCGAAAGCACGTAATCTGCTGGCGTCCTACCTTCAAGCGAAGGCGCCCAAACGCCGGATGCGCTGTGCCCTGCAAGTCGGCTGGTGTGATGATTCCTTTGTTCTGCCGGATGCGGTGATCGGACCGAAGGCCTCAGGTGTGATTTTCCAGAGCGGCGAACGCGGACACGACGAGCACACGATGGGCGGAAACCTGCAAGGTTGGCAGGCAGAGATTTCGGCGCGGGCTGTGGGCAATCCGCTTTTGATATTGGCGCTGTCAGCCGCCTTTGCCGGGCCGATGTTGGCGCGCTGCAATGCTGAAGGCGGCGGCGTGCATTTCGTGGGCGATTCATCCACCGGCAAAACGACCTTGCTAGAGGCTGGCTGCTCGGTCTGGGGTGGGCCGAATTACCGGCGCAGTTGGCGGGCAACGGCTAACGGCATGGAGGGCGCGGCGGCGCTGTTCAATGATTGTCTGTTGGCGCTCGATGAAATCAGCGAATGCGATCCGCGCGAGGTAGGCGCTATTGTCTATAGCCTGGGTAATGGGCGCGGCAAGCAGCGAGCCGGGCGTTCTGGCAATGCACGGGCGGTGTCGCGCTGGCGTTGTTTCATCCTGTCGAGTGGTGAGCGTAGCATTGCCACCACGATGCTCGAAGGCGGGCACCGGGCCAAGGCAGGCCAAGCGGTGCGACTGCTGGATATACCGGCAGCGCGGACATATGGTGCATGGGACAAGCTGCACGACCTGCCGAGCGGCACGGCCTTTTCGGATGCGATCAAGCGGGCATCGGTGAGCCATTACGGACACGCCGGGCGAGCCTTCCTTGAAAAGCTGACACGCGATAGCCGGGACTTCTGCGCCTTGCTCGAAAGGATCAAGGATTTGCCGGTTCTGTCTGCCGATGGTGGCGAAGGGCAGGATAGACGAGCAGCGGGGCGTTTTGCGTTGCTGGCGCTGGCTGGCGAAGTGGCGACCGAGTACGGCATTACCGGCTGGCCTGAAGGCGAAGCACTCAAGGCAGCGGCGGAAGGCTTCAGGGTTTGGCGGGCCATGCGCGGCAAGGGCAACGACGAACGGCGGCAAATTCTCGAGAAGGTATCAGGCTTCATTGAGCGGCACGGCAGCGGGCGATTCTCCGATGCAGATGCGACCAATGAGGCACCACTACGCGACCGGGCCGGATGGTGGAAGGAAAGAAACGATTGCCGGGAGTACCTATTCACGGCAGAGGGGATGCGCGAGGCACTGAAGGGCTTTGACTTCAATCGGGCGCTGGATGTTCTACAGGAAGCCGGTGCGCTGCCTGCGCCTGGCGCTGATGGCAAGCGGGCGAAGTTCTACCGGATAGCGGGGCAAGGGATAAAGCTGTACCCGGTACAGGCCGACAAATTAGGGGGCGATCATGGCGCTTGA
- a CDS encoding AlpA family transcriptional regulator encodes MNKALRPKHAAEFLGIGRATLWRWIKERADFPKPRRLSSRCTVFDIDELAAWFKAQPIEKVVA; translated from the coding sequence ATGAACAAAGCACTTCGCCCAAAGCACGCTGCCGAATTTCTCGGCATTGGGCGCGCAACCCTTTGGCGCTGGATCAAGGAACGCGCCGACTTTCCCAAACCCCGTCGCCTCAGCTCGCGCTGCACTGTCTTCGACATCGATGAGCTCGCTGCTTGGTTCAAAGCGCAGCCAATTGAAAAGGTGGTGGCGTAA
- a CDS encoding ATP-binding protein, with amino-acid sequence MTAKGLRFAVDTGQLPALLNGDVTRLRQVLLNYLGNAVKFTPAGEVTLRGSVIESDDDSLLVRFAVEDSGIGVTEEQKARLFANFEQADSSTTRRFGGTGLGLVINRHLAQLMGGEAGVESRPQGGSIFWVTVRLGKVRAATSDHPDDTPAPDDAAALIRQHYHGTCVLLAEDDLINREVAGEILAPCGLCIDFAEDGRQAVDMAQARRYALILMDMQMPDLDGLGATRAIRQLPGYAQTPILAMTANAFPEERQSCLEAGMSDHIVKPVDPDRFYAFLLKWLDMAKGH; translated from the coding sequence ATGACGGCCAAAGGATTGCGTTTCGCGGTCGACACCGGGCAGTTGCCAGCGCTTCTCAATGGCGATGTCACCCGTCTTCGTCAGGTGCTTCTCAACTATCTGGGCAATGCCGTCAAATTTACGCCGGCTGGAGAAGTTACCCTGCGCGGCAGCGTCATCGAGAGTGACGATGACAGTCTGCTCGTCCGCTTCGCCGTCGAAGATAGCGGCATTGGTGTCACCGAGGAGCAGAAGGCCCGCTTGTTCGCCAACTTTGAGCAGGCCGACAGCAGCACCACGCGGCGCTTTGGCGGCACCGGTCTGGGGCTGGTCATCAATCGCCACCTGGCCCAGTTGATGGGGGGCGAAGCTGGTGTCGAATCGAGGCCGCAGGGCGGCAGCATTTTCTGGGTGACCGTCAGGCTGGGCAAGGTCAGGGCGGCGACCAGCGACCATCCGGACGATACACCAGCCCCGGACGACGCCGCTGCCCTGATCCGGCAGCACTATCACGGTACCTGTGTGCTGTTGGCCGAGGATGATCTGATCAATCGCGAGGTTGCCGGCGAAATTCTGGCGCCTTGCGGACTCTGTATCGATTTTGCCGAAGATGGACGCCAGGCCGTGGACATGGCTCAGGCCAGGCGCTATGCCTTGATCCTCATGGACATGCAGATGCCAGACCTTGATGGGCTGGGGGCAACCCGGGCAATACGGCAACTGCCGGGGTATGCTCAGACACCGATCCTGGCCATGACCGCCAATGCCTTTCCGGAAGAACGTCAGTCCTGCCTCGAGGCCGGGATGAGTGATCACATCGTCAAGCCGGTTGATCCCGATCGGTTTTATGCTTTTCTGCTAAAGTGGCTCGATATGGCTAAAGGCCATTAG